One Thermodesulfovibrionales bacterium genomic window, CCGCGCTGGAGGACGTAACGAAAGGATACGTGCCGTGATCGATATCGAGGAGCGTCCCCTGTGCGCCCTCGAAAAGGACCCGTTTCTTCTTCGAAATCATGTCGTTGATGATGATATCCGTATCGGCAACATACCGGGAAAGTGTTTCGAAGAATTTCAGGTACGTATCGAAGATCTCTTCAGCCCTGAACCCTTCAGTTCCGTATCGGTTCTTAAGGGTAAAATTTATCTCAGCGAGGTTTCCTTCAAGTTTCTCTCTGAAGATCTTCGGCGAGTATAGGTCCACAACCCGTATCCCCAGCCGCCCGATCTTATCGACATACGTGGGGCCGATGCCCCTGCCCGTCGTCCCTATCTTCTTAGAACCTCTTCCGTTCTCATGGGCATTGTCGAGAGCCACGTGATAGGGCATAATCAGGTGGGCGTTCTTGCTTATGAGGAGGTTCCTGTCAACGTCTATACCGCGTTCTTTGAGATCCTTGATCTCCCTCAAGAGGGCTGAGGGTTCGATGACGACTCCGTTCCCGATGACGCAGAGTTTGTCCCTGTGAAGGATGCCGGAGGGAATGAGATGTAAGACGTACTTCTCATCGCTGATAACGACGGTATGTCCCGCATTGTGGCCGCCCTGATACCGAGCGACAACGTCCGCCTCTTCCGTAAGGACATCGACGATCTTTCCTTTGCCTTCATCTCCCCATTGTGCGCCGACAATAACGACAGCTGACATCTCTTACCTCTCCTCTTCTCGGGGAATAAAAATCATCATACCTGAATTCGGAACAAAAACCAATCTCAAAAGTTCGAAACGATTCCGAAGTCCGGTTCTATGAAGTTGTTCAGGATTTCCCGCTCAGGTTCTTGAATTCCGCGAATGCCCGACGCATTGAAATTAAAGGGCGATAACCTTCAGGGAAAGGATATTCGGCATCGTCTTCATCTCTGACAATTGCGTCTCCGTTATCGGAGCGTCGATGCTGACAACCGAAATGGCCATCCCCCCTGCCTGCTCCCGTCCGAAGTGCATCCTCGCGATGTTGATATTGCACTTGCCGAGATACGATCCGATATTGCCGATGACCCCAGGCCTATCATTGTTAAAGATGAAGAGCATGTTCCCTTCCGGAAATATCTCGACGGGGAAATTATTGACCTTTACGATCCTCGGGTCCCTCCTGCTCAGGAGGGTACCGACGAGCTGGTTTTCCTTTCCGTCCGTCCTCACCCTGAGGACGAGCGTGCTCTGATAGTCTCCTGCGTCAGCGCTCTTCATCTCCCGGACTTCTATGCCCCTTTCCTTTGCGATGATGGGAGCATTGACAAAATTCACCGTCTCTTCGAGAATAGGGGTCATAAAGCCCTTCAGGAGGGCGATCGTTACCGGTGCGGTATTCAGTTCGGAGGCCTCCCCCCTGTATTCGATGGTAATCTCTGTTACGGCTCCTTCGAATGCCTGAGAGGCAAAGCTTCCGAGTTTTTCCGCCAGGTTCAGGTATGGCTGTAACCGAGAGACCTGTTCCGAAGGGACGGACGGGAAATTCACCGCGTGTCTGATGACTCCGTTGACCAGATAGTCCGCTACCTGTTCGGCAACGGCCACGGCAACATTCTCCTGGGCCTCTTCTGTGGAGGCGCCGAGATGGGGCGTGCAGATGAGATTATCGAGAGAAAGGAGTGGGTTATTCTCCGGAGGTTCTTTTTCGAAGACATCGAGCGCCGCCCCCGCCACCTTTCCGCTCTTCAGTGCGTCGTAGAGGTCAGACTCATTCACAATCCCCCCCCGGGCACAGTTGATGATACGCACGCCGTTCTTCATCCCTTCGATCGTCTTCTTACTGATGAGATTTCTCGTATCTGCCGTAATAGGGGTATGAATCGTTATGAAATCAGCTCGGCCGAAGAGGGCCGGCAGCTCGACCTTTTCGATCCCGATCTCGGCAGCGTTCTCTTCACTGAGATAAGGGTCGTAGCCGATGACATTCATCTCAAGGGCCAGGGCCCGTTTCGCGACCTCTTTCCCGATGTTTCCGATGCCGACTATGCCGATCGTCTTGTTATAAAGCTCGACTCCCGTGAACCTTTTCTTTTCCCATTTGCCTGCCTTCATGGAAGTCGTAGCCTGGGGGATCTGCCGCGCAAGGGCGAACATGAGGGCCATCGTATGTTCCGCAGTTGTGACGGTATTGCCCCCCGGCGTATTCATCACCACGATGCCTTTCTTTGTTGCTGAGACCTTATCCACATTATCGAGCCCGGAGCCTGCCCTCCCTATGACCTTGAGGTTTGCAGCCGATTCGAGGATTTCAGCCGTCACCTTTGTTGCGCTCCGTATGATGAGGCCGTGATATTCGCCGATAGAAGCCTTCAGCGCTTCGGGGGCCATCCCTGTCTTTACGTCCACATCGAGGCCGGCTCTTTTCAGTATTTCGATTCCCCTGGGGGATAGACTGTCGCTCACAAGAACCTTCATGAATCCTCCTCGTTATTTCGACAGAAGCTCTTCCGCGACCGCGACCCCTGTCCCGAACGTGATGGGGTATCCCATGGACTTCAATACCATCTCGACGCCGGCAATAGCCGTTATGATATCGAATGTGTCTGCATATCCGAGATGTGCGATGCGGAATATCTTGCTTTTGGCCTGCCCCTGGCCGCCGGCAGCGGTAATCCCGTACCTGACCCTGAGGTTCTTGTAAACCTCCTGACCGTCTAGACCGGCAGGGGCATTAATCGCGGTGACTGAATTGCTGGGCGACTCTTTCGAAAAGAGTGACAACCCCATGGCTTTCACCGCCTCTCGGGTAGCGTTCGCAAGTCTCCGGTGCCGGTCGAAGGCGCCCTCGAGCCCTTCTTTCTGGAGGAGCTTCAGACATTCGTTCAATCCGATAATGAGCGTCACAGGGGACGTGAAATTTGTCTGGTTCTTTGAGAGAGATTCCCTCTCTTTCTTGAAGTTGAAATAGAATTTCGGACATTGTGCCCTGTCTGCAAACTTCCACGCCTTGTCGCTTACGCCTACAAAGGCAAGCCCCGGAGGAAGCATGAGGCCCTTCTGAGAGCCGCCGATCAATACGTCGATCCCCCAAGCGTCCATCCGCAGGTCATGTGCCACAAGAGCCGATATGGCATCGACAACGA contains:
- the serA gene encoding phosphoglycerate dehydrogenase, coding for MKVLVSDSLSPRGIEILKRAGLDVDVKTGMAPEALKASIGEYHGLIIRSATKVTAEILESAANLKVIGRAGSGLDNVDKVSATKKGIVVMNTPGGNTVTTAEHTMALMFALARQIPQATTSMKAGKWEKKRFTGVELYNKTIGIVGIGNIGKEVAKRALALEMNVIGYDPYLSEENAAEIGIEKVELPALFGRADFITIHTPITADTRNLISKKTIEGMKNGVRIINCARGGIVNESDLYDALKSGKVAGAALDVFEKEPPENNPLLSLDNLICTPHLGASTEEAQENVAVAVAEQVADYLVNGVIRHAVNFPSVPSEQVSRLQPYLNLAEKLGSFASQAFEGAVTEITIEYRGEASELNTAPVTIALLKGFMTPILEETVNFVNAPIIAKERGIEVREMKSADAGDYQSTLVLRVRTDGKENQLVGTLLSRRDPRIVKVNNFPVEIFPEGNMLFIFNNDRPGVIGNIGSYLGKCNINIARMHFGREQAGGMAISVVSIDAPITETQLSEMKTMPNILSLKVIAL
- a CDS encoding adenylosuccinate synthase, producing MSAVVIVGAQWGDEGKGKIVDVLTEEADVVARYQGGHNAGHTVVISDEKYVLHLIPSGILHRDKLCVIGNGVVIEPSALLREIKDLKERGIDVDRNLLISKNAHLIMPYHVALDNAHENGRGSKKIGTTGRGIGPTYVDKIGRLGIRVVDLYSPKIFREKLEGNLAEINFTLKNRYGTEGFRAEEIFDTYLKFFETLSRYVADTDIIINDMISKKKRVLFEGAQGTLLDIDHGTYPFVTSSSAVAGGACTGLGVGPTKIAKVIGIVKVYTTRVGEGPFPTELNNAIGEGLRKRGGEFGATTGRPRRCGWLDFVGLRHASRINGLTGIALTKLDILDGLDKIAVCVAYKHGNALYQDFPKEFSVLEESEPVYEEMEGWKEHTTGIKEFKELPKNARRYIKKIEETLGVSVDLISTGQRRNELIILGKQF
- a CDS encoding alanine--glyoxylate aminotransferase family protein, whose protein sequence is MIKRYLLAPGPTPVPSEALLAMAMPIIHHRSPDFLPVLDAAKKGLQWLYQTQNDVLILSSSGTGGMEGSVSNFFSPGETVLVVNAGNFGERWTKICNAYGLRVREIKLDWGYAVKPEMIEKALKEDPSIKGVFIQASETSTGVYHDVEAVAAIVRNHADKILVVDAISALVAHDLRMDAWGIDVLIGGSQKGLMLPPGLAFVGVSDKAWKFADRAQCPKFYFNFKKERESLSKNQTNFTSPVTLIIGLNECLKLLQKEGLEGAFDRHRRLANATREAVKAMGLSLFSKESPSNSVTAINAPAGLDGQEVYKNLRVRYGITAAGGQGQAKSKIFRIAHLGYADTFDIITAIAGVEMVLKSMGYPITFGTGVAVAEELLSK